Proteins co-encoded in one Methylobacterium sp. WL1 genomic window:
- a CDS encoding sodium:proton antiporter, whose protein sequence is MISIFDLAALLLTLSALFGWLNRRFLRMPHTIGLLVMGLLASLSLVGLDLAFPAQHLYADLTRVLGQVDFTDVVMNGMLAFLLFAGAMSLDLRMLRDRAWAVATLALVGTLISTALVGGAFWLAADAIGRPVPLAWAFVFGSLISPTDPVAVLATLKNVKVPEALEVEMQGEALFNDGIGIVLFTVLVAFAAGSGGEAMSAGGVAKLLVQEAGGGLVLGVFTGYVAYRAMRAIDDFPVEVLITLALVAGTYALAQKLHFSGPLAVVAAGLLVGDRAPRDAMSERTQGYVSALWTLIDEVLNSVLFLLIGLEVLVLRFELGGLALAACAVPIVLVARLVAVSTPLLMFRWGGNLSPRNVPFLTWAGVRGGISVALALSIPESDAKPAILAATYAVVLFTIIVQGSTLGMVARRTLRAG, encoded by the coding sequence ATGATCTCGATCTTCGACCTCGCCGCCCTGTTGCTGACGCTCTCGGCCCTGTTCGGCTGGCTGAACCGTCGCTTCCTGCGGATGCCGCACACCATCGGCTTGCTCGTGATGGGGCTGCTCGCCTCGCTCAGCCTCGTCGGCCTCGACCTCGCCTTCCCAGCCCAGCACCTCTACGCGGACCTCACAAGGGTACTCGGCCAGGTCGACTTCACCGATGTGGTGATGAACGGCATGCTGGCGTTCCTGCTGTTCGCCGGCGCCATGAGCCTCGACCTGCGCATGCTCCGCGACCGAGCCTGGGCCGTCGCGACGCTGGCACTGGTCGGCACCCTGATCTCCACGGCCCTCGTCGGCGGCGCGTTCTGGCTGGCGGCCGACGCCATCGGCCGGCCGGTCCCGCTCGCCTGGGCCTTCGTCTTCGGCTCGCTGATCAGCCCGACCGATCCGGTGGCGGTTCTGGCGACCCTCAAGAACGTGAAGGTCCCCGAGGCGTTGGAGGTCGAGATGCAGGGCGAGGCCCTGTTCAACGACGGCATCGGCATCGTGCTGTTCACGGTTCTGGTGGCTTTCGCCGCAGGCTCGGGCGGGGAGGCCATGAGTGCCGGCGGCGTTGCCAAGCTGCTCGTGCAGGAGGCCGGCGGCGGCCTCGTTCTCGGGGTATTCACGGGTTACGTCGCCTACCGGGCGATGCGCGCCATCGACGACTTCCCCGTCGAGGTCCTGATCACCCTGGCGCTGGTCGCCGGGACCTACGCGCTCGCCCAGAAGCTCCACTTCAGCGGCCCGCTCGCGGTGGTCGCCGCCGGGCTGCTGGTCGGGGACCGGGCTCCGCGCGACGCCATGAGCGAGCGGACGCAAGGGTACGTCTCCGCCCTCTGGACCCTCATCGACGAGGTGCTGAACTCGGTGCTGTTCCTGCTGATCGGGCTGGAGGTGCTGGTGCTGCGCTTCGAACTCGGCGGGCTGGCGCTCGCAGCCTGTGCGGTGCCCATCGTCCTCGTCGCCCGGCTGGTCGCCGTCTCGACGCCGCTGCTCATGTTCCGCTGGGGCGGCAACCTCTCGCCGCGCAACGTGCCGTTCCTGACCTGGGCGGGGGTGCGCGGCGGCATCTCGGTGGCCCTGGCGCTCTCGATCCCAGAAAGCGACGCCAAGCCGGCGATCCTGGCGGCGACCTACGCGGTGGTGCTCTTCACCATCATCGTCCAGGGCTCGACGCTGGGCATGGTCGCGCGGCGTACGCTCCGCGCCGGCTGA
- a CDS encoding mechanosensitive ion channel family protein yields MIFSEALGRLEGLGRSAAALLPGLAVALVLFGLGLLVARGVRAAVRRAATLREASPGSASVLGRIAGGMTILVSFLVAASVAFPSVSAADLFNLLGIGGVAIGFAFRDVLQNLLAGILILLTRPFVIGDQIRAGSHEGTVEDVWVRATVLRTYDNQRVLIPNATLFVDKITVITAHDKRRLAFPLTIGNGDDMKEARRVIVEALRGTGGVLAEPPPEALVTGLGAAGVDMTARFWIDPPRRRDAVDALDHAISNVKDALTAAGIDLPYPTSQVLLHDQTEASDGDRTRQREGWPAGKTPPRARWQVLRADRDDLERKDDAGKRDRA; encoded by the coding sequence ATGATCTTTTCGGAAGCGCTGGGACGTCTCGAAGGGCTCGGTCGTTCGGCCGCCGCCCTCCTGCCGGGGCTCGCCGTCGCCCTCGTGCTGTTCGGCCTCGGCCTGCTCGTCGCCCGCGGGGTCCGCGCCGCCGTACGCAGGGCTGCCACGTTGCGGGAGGCCTCACCCGGCTCCGCCTCGGTGCTCGGGCGCATCGCAGGCGGCATGACGATCCTGGTGTCGTTCCTGGTGGCGGCCTCGGTCGCCTTTCCCTCCGTCTCCGCCGCCGACCTGTTCAACCTCCTCGGCATCGGCGGCGTCGCCATTGGTTTCGCCTTCCGGGACGTGTTGCAGAACCTGCTGGCCGGCATCCTCATCCTGCTGACCCGCCCCTTCGTCATCGGCGACCAGATCCGCGCGGGCTCGCACGAGGGCACGGTCGAGGACGTCTGGGTCAGGGCCACGGTGCTGCGGACCTACGACAACCAACGCGTTCTGATCCCAAACGCGACGCTGTTCGTCGACAAGATCACGGTCATCACCGCGCACGACAAGCGCCGGCTCGCCTTCCCCCTCACCATCGGCAACGGCGACGACATGAAGGAGGCCCGCCGCGTCATCGTCGAGGCTCTGCGCGGGACCGGGGGCGTGCTCGCCGAGCCGCCGCCGGAGGCGCTGGTCACGGGCCTGGGAGCCGCCGGCGTCGACATGACGGCGCGGTTCTGGATCGACCCGCCACGCCGCCGCGACGCGGTGGATGCGCTGGACCACGCGATCTCGAACGTGAAGGACGCGCTCACCGCCGCCGGCATCGACCTGCCGTACCCCACGAGCCAAGTGCTTCTGCACGACCAGACCGAGGCGTCGGACGGCGACCGCACCCGCCAGCGCGAGGGCTGGCCCGCCGGCAAGACTCCGCCGCGAGCGCGCTGGCAGGTGCTCCGCGCCGATCGTGACGACCTCGAACGCAAAGACGACGCAGGGAAGCGGGACCGAGCATGA
- a CDS encoding YihY/virulence factor BrkB family protein: MSGTAVRIARHAAREASEDQVSFVASGVAFRVALAVFPAIALVVWLGSRLLGADEVRNFLQGAMQAVPDSTREIVQQAVGASMAKNPADRGSDLLGPAAPLLGLAFTLWSANSGMRALFKALNLIFDVEEGRGWLRFTIVTLLCTLGTLVVLVCAMTLAVLVPHVLPQEGLYATFSPLRWPVLFAVLALALATLYRLAPSNGREGWPFVTVGGAVAALLLLLTCGLFSWFTGRFASFAVTYGSLSTVVAFLLWLWLSFVIVLCGAELDAAIGSETSLYGGGSVDDRSANDPDRQG; encoded by the coding sequence ATGAGTGGAACCGCGGTCCGGATCGCTCGGCATGCCGCACGCGAGGCGTCGGAGGACCAGGTCAGCTTCGTGGCCTCGGGCGTCGCCTTCCGGGTCGCGCTGGCGGTGTTCCCGGCGATTGCGCTGGTGGTCTGGCTCGGAAGCCGGCTGCTCGGCGCGGACGAGGTCCGCAACTTCCTTCAGGGCGCCATGCAGGCCGTGCCGGACAGCACGCGTGAGATCGTGCAGCAAGCCGTGGGCGCCTCGATGGCGAAAAATCCGGCGGATCGCGGAAGCGACCTGCTTGGCCCGGCCGCCCCGCTCCTCGGCCTCGCCTTCACCCTGTGGAGCGCCAACAGCGGCATGCGCGCGCTGTTCAAGGCCCTCAACCTGATCTTCGACGTGGAGGAAGGCCGCGGCTGGCTGCGCTTCACCATCGTCACCCTGCTGTGCACGTTGGGGACCCTGGTCGTGCTGGTCTGCGCGATGACGCTGGCCGTCCTTGTGCCCCACGTGCTGCCGCAGGAGGGACTTTACGCCACTTTCTCTCCCCTGCGTTGGCCGGTCCTGTTCGCGGTACTCGCGCTGGCGCTAGCGACGCTGTACCGGCTCGCCCCCTCGAACGGGCGCGAGGGTTGGCCGTTCGTCACCGTCGGGGGCGCCGTCGCCGCGCTCCTGCTTCTGCTGACCTGCGGCCTGTTCTCGTGGTTCACGGGCCGCTTCGCCAGCTTCGCCGTGACCTACGGCTCCCTCAGCACGGTCGTGGCCTTCCTGCTCTGGCTGTGGCTGTCCTTCGTCATCGTGCTGTGCGGGGCGGAACTCGACGCGGCCATCGGCAGCGAGACCAGCCTCTACGGAGGCGGGTCAGTCGATGACCGGTCCGCGAACGATCCGGATCGACAAGGGTAA
- a CDS encoding YetF domain-containing protein → MFFDSWSGLLRVVVVGPLAYVALILFLRISGKRTLTKLNAFDLVVTVALGSTLSSIVLTKSVALLEGVLALATLIGLQYLITWSSVRSAWVRSLVKAEPTLLAHQGQLVEGAMRRQRMTRDDVLSALRSEGLDDLSQAASVVLETDGSISVLKTLSDRGDGLTGVARPETGQPAERRL, encoded by the coding sequence ATGTTCTTCGATAGCTGGTCCGGCCTGCTCAGGGTCGTCGTGGTCGGACCGTTGGCCTACGTCGCACTGATCCTGTTCCTCAGGATCTCGGGCAAGCGTACCCTGACCAAGCTGAACGCGTTCGACCTCGTCGTGACCGTGGCGCTCGGCTCGACCCTGTCCTCCATCGTCCTGACGAAGTCGGTCGCGCTGCTGGAAGGGGTGCTCGCCCTCGCGACCCTCATCGGGCTGCAGTACCTGATCACCTGGTCGAGCGTCCGCTCGGCGTGGGTCCGGTCGCTGGTCAAGGCCGAGCCGACGTTGCTCGCCCACCAGGGCCAACTGGTCGAAGGCGCGATGCGCCGCCAGCGCATGACCCGGGACGACGTGCTCTCGGCCCTGCGCTCGGAGGGCCTCGACGACCTCTCGCAGGCCGCTTCGGTCGTGCTTGAAACAGACGGCTCGATCAGCGTGTTGAAGACGCTTTCCGACCGCGGGGACGGCCTGACCGGCGTAGCCCGCCCGGAGACGGGCCAACCTGCCGAGCGCCGTTTGTGA
- the cax gene encoding calcium/proton exchanger — protein MVFTVLLVLIPISAALKYLVGASPLLVFTSSALAIAVLAEWVRRATDQLADRVGPAIGGLLTVSFGSIAELVLALFVLLRGEAAVVQAQIAGSIMGTSLFGLGLAIIVGGATRERQKFSAERAGLLSTLLILVVIALLLPAVFDLSGRMSGQGKTLGITDEEVSLGVSVVLLLLYLANLAFTLVTHRDVFSNDKGSGEADWSLPFAIGVLIAATVAIAFESEMLSGTITEAAGSLHLSPMFLGVIVLALVGTAGDLFAAAWFAHEDRMGLVLNICIGSAIQVALVLAPLLVIISWALGHPMSLVFSNPLHLFGIASTAFIVNAIARDGETTWFEGLLLLGVYVLFGLAFFFASPT, from the coding sequence ATGGTCTTCACCGTCCTCCTCGTACTCATCCCGATCTCGGCGGCGCTGAAGTACCTCGTCGGCGCCTCGCCGCTCCTGGTGTTCACCTCCAGCGCGCTCGCCATCGCCGTCCTGGCGGAGTGGGTCCGACGCGCCACCGACCAGCTTGCCGACCGGGTCGGGCCTGCCATCGGCGGCCTGCTCACCGTCAGTTTCGGCAGCATCGCCGAGCTCGTCCTGGCGCTATTCGTGCTGCTGCGGGGCGAGGCCGCGGTGGTGCAGGCGCAGATCGCCGGCTCGATCATGGGGACCAGCCTGTTCGGGCTCGGCCTAGCCATCATCGTCGGCGGGGCGACACGGGAGCGGCAGAAGTTCAGCGCGGAGCGCGCCGGCTTGCTGTCGACCCTGCTGATCCTCGTCGTCATCGCCTTGCTGCTGCCGGCCGTGTTCGACCTGAGCGGACGTATGTCAGGCCAGGGAAAGACGCTGGGCATCACCGACGAGGAGGTCAGCCTCGGCGTCTCCGTCGTCCTACTGCTGCTCTACCTCGCCAACCTCGCCTTCACGCTGGTCACCCACCGCGACGTGTTCTCGAACGACAAGGGCAGCGGCGAGGCCGACTGGAGCCTGCCGTTCGCCATCGGGGTCCTGATCGCCGCGACGGTCGCCATCGCCTTCGAGTCCGAGATGCTCTCGGGGACGATCACTGAGGCCGCCGGGAGCCTGCACCTCTCGCCGATGTTCCTCGGCGTGATCGTGCTGGCCCTGGTCGGCACGGCCGGCGACCTGTTCGCCGCGGCGTGGTTCGCGCACGAGGACCGCATGGGCCTCGTGCTGAACATCTGCATCGGTTCGGCTATCCAGGTGGCGCTGGTGCTAGCGCCGCTCCTGGTCATCATCTCCTGGGCGCTCGGCCACCCGATGTCGCTGGTGTTCTCAAACCCGCTGCACCTGTTCGGCATCGCGAGCACCGCCTTCATCGTCAACGCCATCGCCCGCGACGGTGAGACGACGTGGTTCGAAGGCCTCTTGCTGCTTGGGGTCTACGTCCTATTCGGCCTGGCCTTCTTCTTCGCGAGTCCGACCTGA
- a CDS encoding endonuclease/exonuclease/phosphatase family protein, producing the protein MKALVRNMLILLATLLAAASLIPMIPTEWWAVRLLDFPRLPFAVGSLVVGLALFPFLRGASRSTLPALGLVTLALAVNAWTLWPYRPTGGMRVDACPVERRLSVLIANVQFGNRNAEPLVEAVAREEPDLFLAMETDAWWDEALKPVLASMPHALQRITGSYYGIHFFSRLPLVNGGIRHLGGQDTPAVVTGVTLRSGEVVDFIGLHPKPPQPWQSARGRDAQLYAAASVLRERVELGVLAGDLNATPWEIAVERMARLSGLIDPRRGYGYVATWNAHSSWLRWPLDHVCHEGGFATVSIERLDAFGSDHFPYLVRLCRQDAQGAKAPPQRDAEDVATANAVLAAAGTTERLQSR; encoded by the coding sequence GTGAAGGCCCTCGTCCGCAATATGCTCATCCTGCTCGCAACCCTCCTGGCCGCCGCGAGCCTGATCCCGATGATCCCGACCGAGTGGTGGGCGGTCCGGCTGCTCGACTTCCCGCGCCTGCCCTTCGCCGTCGGCTCTTTGGTCGTCGGTCTGGCCTTGTTCCCCTTCCTTCGGGGAGCTTCCAGGTCGACCCTTCCGGCTCTCGGGCTGGTCACCCTCGCGCTCGCGGTCAACGCCTGGACACTGTGGCCTTATCGGCCCACGGGCGGCATGCGGGTCGACGCATGCCCGGTCGAGCGCAGGCTCTCCGTGCTGATCGCGAACGTGCAATTCGGGAATAGGAACGCCGAGCCCCTGGTCGAGGCCGTCGCGCGGGAGGAGCCCGACCTGTTCCTCGCCATGGAGACCGACGCGTGGTGGGACGAGGCCCTGAAGCCCGTGCTCGCGTCGATGCCCCATGCCCTGCAGCGGATCACGGGGTCGTACTACGGCATCCACTTCTTCTCGCGGCTGCCCCTGGTGAACGGCGGCATCCGGCATCTCGGAGGGCAGGACACCCCGGCGGTCGTGACCGGCGTGACCCTGCGCAGCGGCGAGGTCGTCGACTTCATCGGCCTTCATCCGAAGCCGCCGCAGCCCTGGCAATCCGCCCGCGGGCGGGACGCCCAGCTCTATGCCGCGGCGTCCGTGCTGCGCGAACGGGTCGAGCTTGGCGTCCTCGCCGGCGACCTCAACGCGACGCCCTGGGAGATCGCGGTGGAGCGCATGGCTCGACTGTCGGGATTGATCGACCCGCGCCGCGGCTACGGATACGTCGCGACATGGAACGCGCACTCGTCCTGGCTGCGCTGGCCCCTCGACCACGTTTGCCACGAAGGCGGCTTCGCGACGGTCTCCATCGAGCGCCTCGACGCATTCGGCTCCGACCACTTCCCCTACCTCGTCCGCCTGTGCCGCCAGGATGCCCAAGGTGCGAAGGCGCCTCCGCAGCGGGACGCCGAGGACGTCGCCACGGCCAACGCGGTGCTCGCCGCGGCGGGGACGACCGAACGATTGCAGTCCCGATGA
- a CDS encoding fasciclin domain-containing protein, with product MRTTLTAALLASGLAFAAPAFAETAPMVGGAPMMADKTIVENASKASNLTTLVAAVKAAGLADTLSGKGPFTVFAPTNAAFAKLPAGTVDTLLKPDMKKTLTGVLTYHVVPGKLDAKDLMAKAKMGGEAANLKTVEGQVLTVKMDGDRLALIDQKGGGAFVEQADVFQSNGVVHVVDSVLMPK from the coding sequence ATGCGTACGACCCTGACCGCCGCCCTCCTCGCCTCCGGCCTGGCCTTCGCGGCGCCGGCCTTCGCCGAGACCGCACCCATGGTCGGCGGCGCTCCGATGATGGCCGACAAGACCATCGTGGAGAACGCGTCCAAGGCCAGCAACCTCACGACCCTGGTCGCCGCCGTGAAGGCCGCCGGGCTCGCCGACACCCTGAGCGGCAAGGGCCCGTTCACGGTGTTCGCCCCGACCAACGCGGCCTTCGCGAAGCTGCCGGCCGGCACCGTCGACACGCTGCTGAAGCCCGACATGAAGAAGACGTTGACGGGCGTGCTCACCTACCACGTCGTCCCGGGCAAGCTCGACGCTAAGGACCTGATGGCCAAGGCGAAGATGGGCGGTGAGGCCGCGAACCTGAAGACGGTCGAGGGCCAGGTCCTGACCGTGAAGATGGACGGCGACCGTCTGGCGCTGATCGACCAGAAGGGCGGCGGCGCCTTCGTCGAGCAGGCCGACGTGTTCCAGTCGAACGGCGTCGTGCACGTCGTCGACAGCGTCCTGATGCCGAAGTAA
- a CDS encoding type II toxin-antitoxin system ParD family antitoxin, protein MSNTPTRCVSLTLELETYLRTQVASGRYASASEVVRSALRLMIEREGTILVPRPRVKGAKAGLTSA, encoded by the coding sequence ATGTCCAACACTCCAACGCGTTGCGTCTCCCTGACCTTGGAATTGGAGACCTATCTCCGAACGCAGGTCGCATCGGGGCGCTACGCCAGCGCTAGCGAGGTCGTTCGCTCGGCCTTGCGGCTCATGATCGAGCGCGAGGGAACCATCCTCGTGCCCCGGCCCCGGGTAAAGGGTGCGAAGGCGGGGCTCACATCGGCCTGA
- a CDS encoding DUF2254 domain-containing protein has translation MKARLQAWIEFLGDLFWLRPALIVLGCIALAQLGIWLETAHIAGYDASSPNQNWGYSGGAEGARALLSAVASSTIGVAGTTFSITIAALTLASGQMGPRLLRNFTRDARNQIVLGIFLGTFAYALMVLRTVRTVQESPFVPHLAITGAMVLALLSLATLVWFVHHIAASINVETVVDAVHRDLCAAVEARTCSGAGMTLPARLPTGGGVRTDGSGYLQAVDEDGLADWAHEHRVTVALRVRPGDYVPSEFPVAFLSAGVEGAEPVIRRALTFGRRPAALQDLEYSIRQLVEIAVRALSPGINDPFTAGSVVDHLGDALCRVAARHLSTGAVAREGEVVLVVPVTDYDGLCDAMFHMIRQNAAGSVHVLARMLDVLTRVAEVERLTNRTAELARHADLVLAAARRDVADPHDLADMEARHARFVAMREGRHSA, from the coding sequence ATGAAGGCACGTCTCCAGGCCTGGATCGAGTTCCTGGGCGACCTGTTCTGGCTCAGGCCCGCCCTGATCGTGCTCGGCTGCATAGCGCTGGCGCAACTCGGGATCTGGCTGGAGACGGCCCACATCGCCGGCTACGATGCCTCCTCGCCGAACCAGAACTGGGGCTATTCCGGCGGGGCCGAGGGTGCGCGGGCACTCCTGAGTGCGGTGGCGTCCTCGACCATCGGGGTCGCCGGCACCACCTTCTCCATCACCATCGCGGCCCTGACGCTGGCATCCGGGCAGATGGGCCCGCGCCTGCTGCGCAACTTCACTCGCGACGCCCGCAACCAGATCGTCCTGGGCATCTTCCTCGGCACCTTCGCTTACGCGCTGATGGTCCTGCGGACGGTGCGCACCGTGCAGGAGAGCCCGTTCGTCCCGCACCTGGCGATCACCGGGGCGATGGTGCTGGCTCTGCTCTCGCTCGCCACCCTGGTCTGGTTCGTCCACCACATCGCCGCCAGCATCAACGTTGAAACGGTGGTCGACGCGGTCCATCGCGACCTCTGCGCCGCCGTAGAGGCGCGCACCTGCAGTGGCGCAGGCATGACGCTCCCGGCGCGGCTACCGACCGGTGGCGGAGTCCGCACCGACGGCAGCGGTTACCTGCAAGCCGTCGACGAGGACGGGTTGGCCGACTGGGCCCACGAGCACCGTGTCACCGTCGCCTTGCGCGTGCGACCGGGCGATTACGTCCCGAGCGAGTTCCCTGTCGCGTTCCTCTCCGCCGGGGTCGAGGGCGCGGAGCCGGTCATTCGCCGGGCGCTGACGTTCGGGCGACGCCCGGCCGCCCTGCAGGACCTGGAATACTCGATCCGGCAGCTCGTCGAGATCGCGGTCCGGGCGCTCTCGCCGGGCATCAACGACCCCTTCACGGCCGGCAGCGTCGTCGATCATCTCGGCGACGCCCTGTGCCGCGTGGCGGCGCGCCACCTGTCCACCGGGGCGGTCGCGCGCGAGGGCGAGGTCGTGCTCGTCGTGCCGGTGACCGACTACGACGGCCTGTGCGATGCCATGTTCCACATGATCCGCCAGAACGCCGCCGGCTCGGTGCACGTGCTGGCCCGGATGCTCGACGTGCTCACCCGCGTCGCCGAAGTCGAGCGGCTGACGAACCGGACCGCCGAGCTCGCACGCCATGCGGATCTCGTCCTCGCCGCGGCCAGGCGCGACGTCGCCGATCCGCACGACCTTGCCGACATGGAGGCCAGGCATGCCCGCTTCGTGGCGATGCGCGAGGGGCGCCATTCCGCGTAA
- a CDS encoding PRC-barrel domain-containing protein produces MSYRTITAALALACLSVPALAQTTPTTPAPGTAMPASSDMTSSGMGMKMADTATVKLKYVTVKPADVMSSKLVGTTVYNNKNETVGEVEDLVIENGKTLTGVVVSVGGFLGMGESYVVLDPSTLAISDKDGKWMVHADTDKDTLKNAPKFTYSKMKK; encoded by the coding sequence TTGTCCTATCGCACGATCACCGCCGCCCTTGCGCTCGCATGCCTGTCCGTCCCGGCCCTGGCCCAGACGACGCCGACGACCCCGGCACCGGGCACGGCCATGCCCGCGTCCTCCGACATGACATCCTCCGGCATGGGGATGAAGATGGCCGACACCGCGACGGTGAAGCTCAAGTACGTTACCGTGAAGCCGGCCGACGTAATGTCGTCCAAGCTCGTGGGCACCACCGTCTACAACAACAAGAACGAGACCGTCGGCGAGGTCGAGGATCTCGTCATCGAGAACGGCAAGACGCTGACCGGCGTCGTCGTCAGCGTCGGCGGCTTCCTCGGCATGGGCGAGAGCTACGTCGTGCTCGACCCGTCGACACTGGCCATCAGCGATAAGGACGGCAAGTGGATGGTCCACGCCGACACCGACAAGGACACGCTCAAGAACGCGCCGAAGTTCACCTACTCGAAGATGAAGAAGTGA